The Paenibacillus sp. RUD330 genome has a segment encoding these proteins:
- a CDS encoding glycoside hydrolase family 13 protein: MLREAVYHRPKLNWAYAYDTETVHLRLRTKRGDIDRVQAVAGDKYGWEQTATDIELRVFASDAMFDYWEAAVIPAFRRLRYAFRLHSGGQTLYMTEAGFVEELPDNPPALFEFPYLNAADVFEPPAWVKDAVFYQIFPERFANGDPSLDPEGTLPWGGEPSEESFFGGDLQGVMDRLDHLTELGVNAIYFTPVFEAETNHKYDTQDYMRVDRSFGTNAKLKELVDLCHARGIRVLLDAVFNHCGQSFAPFADALENGERSRYAGWFHRRPWPSGSGGSSPYETYAFEPLMPKLNTAHPEVRKYLLEVARYWIEEIGIDGWRLDVANEVDHRFWREFRLAVKEARPDAYILGEIWHDSMMWLQGDQFDAVMNYPFSSAVLEFFAQEDIGAGEFADAIGRQLAAYPRQATEAAFNLLGSHDTPRLLTICGGSVPRMKLAALFLLAYPGAPCIYYGDEVGLDGDGDPGCRKCMEWDAGRQNADLLAFYKAAIALRRSSPALRSAGLRFLQADPGEGALAYERAGGGQRLLIAMNARGETASLRFGAAPPHGSDAAQPLSFRGFGEPGESASSSPSPGQAVRPEAASPTLPAAPSGTDSAGRNPAWRTLLSSFEERGSIRTEADGLLAVELPPYGFVVLEAAEAG, translated from the coding sequence ATGCTGCGGGAAGCGGTCTATCACCGGCCCAAGCTGAATTGGGCCTATGCGTATGACACGGAGACAGTGCATCTGCGCCTGCGCACGAAGCGCGGCGACATCGACCGGGTGCAGGCGGTAGCCGGCGACAAGTACGGATGGGAGCAGACCGCAACGGACATCGAGCTGCGCGTGTTCGCCAGCGACGCCATGTTCGATTACTGGGAGGCGGCGGTCATCCCCGCCTTCCGCCGCCTCCGCTACGCCTTCAGGCTCCATTCCGGCGGGCAGACGCTCTATATGACCGAAGCAGGCTTCGTCGAGGAGCTTCCCGACAATCCGCCGGCGCTGTTCGAGTTCCCCTATTTGAACGCCGCGGATGTGTTCGAGCCCCCCGCCTGGGTGAAGGACGCGGTATTCTATCAGATCTTCCCCGAACGGTTCGCGAACGGCGACCCGTCCCTCGATCCGGAAGGAACGCTGCCCTGGGGAGGGGAGCCTTCCGAGGAAAGCTTTTTCGGAGGAGACCTCCAGGGAGTGATGGACCGGCTGGACCATCTGACGGAGCTCGGCGTGAACGCGATTTATTTCACGCCCGTGTTCGAGGCCGAGACCAACCATAAGTACGACACGCAGGATTACATGCGGGTCGACCGCAGCTTCGGCACCAACGCCAAGCTGAAGGAGCTCGTGGACCTCTGCCATGCGCGAGGGATACGCGTGCTGCTGGACGCCGTCTTCAACCATTGCGGGCAATCGTTCGCGCCGTTCGCGGATGCGCTGGAGAACGGGGAACGCTCCCGTTATGCCGGGTGGTTCCACAGGCGTCCATGGCCGAGCGGCAGCGGCGGCTCCTCCCCCTACGAGACCTACGCTTTCGAGCCGCTCATGCCCAAGCTGAACACGGCTCATCCCGAGGTCAGGAAGTACCTGCTGGAGGTCGCTCGGTACTGGATCGAGGAGATCGGCATCGACGGCTGGCGCCTGGACGTGGCCAACGAGGTCGATCACCGGTTCTGGCGCGAATTCCGCCTGGCCGTCAAGGAGGCCAGACCCGATGCGTACATTCTCGGCGAAATCTGGCATGATTCCATGATGTGGCTGCAGGGCGACCAGTTCGACGCCGTCATGAACTACCCGTTTTCCAGCGCCGTGCTGGAATTCTTCGCCCAGGAGGACATCGGCGCCGGCGAATTCGCCGATGCGATCGGCCGCCAGCTGGCCGCCTACCCGCGCCAGGCGACCGAGGCGGCGTTCAATCTGCTCGGCAGCCACGACACGCCGCGCCTGCTGACGATATGCGGCGGCAGCGTCCCCAGGATGAAGCTGGCCGCCCTGTTCCTGCTCGCTTATCCCGGGGCGCCCTGCATCTACTACGGCGACGAGGTCGGCCTCGACGGCGACGGGGATCCCGGCTGCCGCAAATGCATGGAATGGGATGCCGGCCGGCAGAACGCCGACCTGCTCGCCTTTTACAAGGCCGCCATCGCCCTGCGCCGCTCCTCTCCCGCGCTGCGGAGCGCCGGACTCCGCTTCCTGCAGGCGGATCCGGGCGAAGGCGCTCTCGCCTACGAGCGCGCGGGCGGCGGACAGCGCCTGCTCATCGCGATGAACGCCCGCGGCGAGACGGCGAGCCTGCGGTTCGGCGCGGCGCCTCCGCACGGCAGCGATGCCGCTCAGCCCCTCTCCTTCCGCGGGTTCGGCGAGCCGGGCGAATCCGCGTCCTCCAGCCCTTCGCCCGGACAAGCCGTCCGCCCTGAAGCCGCCTCGCCGACGCTCCCGGCCGCTCCGTCCGGGACGGATTCCGCCGGGCGGAATCCCGCTTGGAGGACGCTCCTCTCCAGCTTCGAGGAACGCGGTTCCATCCGGACGGAAGCCGACGGCCTGCTTGCCGTCGAGCTTCCGCCCTACGGCTTTGTCGTCCTCGAGGCGGCGGAGGCCGGTTGA
- a CDS encoding ABC transporter permease subunit codes for MMANPLLKRIWRHKLFYLFMLPGIVWFFLFSYVPLYGIQVAFRDFRFSGGFTGSPWAGLKYFHQFFDYYQSSQLIRNTLLISGLKLLIGFAMPILLAILLNEVRILKFKKTLQTLSYLPYFVSWVVVVTLMQRLLTPYGGPVNDLLLSSGALKDPVQFLNNTTWFYQIIVGSDVWKNIGWNSIIYMAAIAGIDQQLYEAARIDGAGRFRQIWHVTLPGVRNIAVILFILATGSLMSAGYEQLLLLNGPATAAIGSVLDVHVISAGIGEGRLSYAAAVGLFQSFIALVLILTVNRIARKVSDVSLF; via the coding sequence ATGATGGCTAACCCGCTGCTGAAGCGGATCTGGCGGCACAAGCTGTTCTATCTGTTCATGCTGCCCGGCATCGTCTGGTTTTTCCTGTTCTCCTACGTTCCTCTTTACGGCATTCAAGTCGCCTTCCGCGATTTCCGGTTTTCCGGCGGCTTTACCGGCAGCCCGTGGGCCGGCCTGAAATACTTCCATCAATTTTTCGATTACTACCAGTCCAGCCAGCTGATCCGCAACACGCTGCTCATCAGCGGCCTCAAGCTGCTGATCGGATTCGCGATGCCGATCCTGCTGGCGATCCTGCTCAACGAGGTTCGGATCCTTAAATTCAAGAAAACTTTGCAAACGCTTTCTTATCTGCCTTACTTCGTCTCCTGGGTCGTCGTCGTGACGCTCATGCAGCGCCTGCTCACTCCTTACGGCGGTCCGGTCAACGATCTGCTCCTCTCCTCCGGGGCCTTGAAGGACCCTGTCCAGTTCCTCAACAACACCACCTGGTTCTACCAGATCATCGTCGGCTCCGACGTATGGAAGAACATCGGCTGGAACTCCATCATCTACATGGCCGCCATCGCCGGCATCGACCAGCAGCTGTACGAGGCGGCGAGGATCGACGGCGCGGGCCGGTTCCGCCAGATCTGGCATGTCACGCTGCCGGGCGTCCGCAACATCGCGGTCATCCTGTTCATCCTCGCCACCGGCAGCCTCATGAGCGCGGGCTACGAGCAGCTGCTGCTGCTGAACGGGCCGGCGACCGCCGCCATCGGCAGCGTGCTCGACGTGCATGTCATCAGCGCCGGCATCGGCGAAGGACGGCTCAGCTATGCGGCCGCGGTCGGCTTGTTCCAGAGCTTCATCGCGCTCGTGCTGATCCTGACCGTCAACCGGATCGCCCGCAAGGTCAGCGACGTATCCCTTTTCTAA
- a CDS encoding extracellular solute-binding protein: MRNKRTKAAAALLAAAVMGGTLIGCSNGGGNDAAAGNGGGDGGSGKEVTLKILHNWNGSGTGDVDPTPVAKAIEEKTGVKVKMDYTKGSEVEKVNQIFATQDLPDIYTGPAWGGELDGIIKAANEDQLVDISGKLGNYPNLAKAIAKENVPPALYDKAIGAFGDKKYMMYQNQPSTDKDAMDWLYGFYVRKDIAEKVGIDPQSVKTKDDMYNFLKKIKDAGLKENGMPVIPLGGFHSGWAVGIGSTMFYGSDYVDKGDGTLEHVFFTKPYEDYTLYYRKLISEGLLDPEAFTQTDPIANEKIKQGRIAVLAAHLPAIIDASKDYVKAHPGTDYVPVGPLERAGAEPDRPVDLGIQGNNVTVITKACKNVDAALKLLDFLASDEGFRLVHYGVEGVHYDMVDGKPVAKPDYFDKFAGDTTGKAKKNEGFAIGYEDMTGQDRTNTLGGDIWADQDRISKMDNARKILRPNGISVISAYNPGDVMAKSPQWEALKPSMDQIGDVWKEAIFTKSDDAALKVIGALRDQLNKTGYPEAIKYVNDNLKGKEVVKLAMPN, translated from the coding sequence ATGAGGAACAAGCGGACGAAGGCTGCGGCGGCGCTGCTAGCGGCGGCGGTGATGGGCGGCACGCTCATCGGCTGCAGCAACGGCGGAGGCAACGATGCGGCAGCGGGCAATGGCGGCGGGGACGGCGGCTCGGGCAAGGAAGTGACGCTGAAGATTTTGCACAACTGGAACGGATCCGGCACCGGGGATGTCGATCCGACGCCCGTCGCCAAGGCGATCGAGGAGAAGACCGGCGTCAAGGTGAAGATGGATTACACCAAAGGCAGCGAGGTCGAGAAGGTGAACCAGATCTTCGCGACGCAGGATCTGCCGGACATCTACACGGGACCGGCCTGGGGCGGGGAGCTGGACGGCATCATCAAGGCGGCCAATGAGGACCAGCTCGTCGACATCTCCGGCAAGCTGGGCAACTACCCGAACCTCGCCAAGGCGATCGCCAAGGAGAACGTGCCGCCCGCCCTGTACGACAAGGCGATCGGAGCATTCGGCGACAAGAAGTACATGATGTACCAGAACCAGCCTTCGACCGACAAGGACGCCATGGACTGGCTGTACGGCTTCTACGTGCGCAAGGACATCGCCGAGAAGGTCGGCATCGATCCGCAGTCGGTCAAGACGAAGGACGACATGTACAATTTCCTCAAGAAAATCAAGGATGCGGGACTGAAGGAGAACGGAATGCCGGTCATCCCGCTCGGCGGCTTCCACAGCGGCTGGGCCGTCGGCATCGGCAGCACGATGTTCTACGGCTCCGATTACGTCGACAAGGGCGACGGCACGCTTGAGCATGTGTTCTTCACCAAGCCTTACGAGGATTACACGCTGTACTACCGCAAGCTCATCTCCGAGGGGCTGCTCGATCCGGAGGCGTTCACGCAGACCGACCCGATCGCCAACGAGAAGATCAAGCAAGGGCGCATCGCCGTCCTGGCCGCGCATCTGCCCGCGATCATCGACGCCTCCAAGGATTATGTGAAAGCGCATCCGGGAACCGACTATGTCCCGGTAGGCCCGCTGGAGCGGGCCGGCGCCGAGCCGGATCGTCCGGTCGATCTGGGCATCCAGGGCAACAACGTGACCGTCATCACCAAGGCATGCAAAAACGTCGACGCCGCGCTGAAGCTGCTTGACTTCCTCGCCTCGGACGAAGGCTTCAGGCTGGTCCATTACGGCGTGGAAGGGGTCCATTACGACATGGTGGACGGCAAGCCCGTCGCCAAGCCGGACTACTTCGACAAGTTCGCCGGCGACACGACGGGCAAGGCCAAGAAGAACGAAGGCTTCGCCATCGGCTACGAGGACATGACCGGCCAGGACCGCACGAACACTCTCGGAGGCGACATCTGGGCGGATCAGGACCGGATCTCCAAGATGGACAATGCGCGCAAGATTTTGCGTCCGAACGGCATCTCGGTCATCTCGGCCTACAACCCGGGAGACGTCATGGCCAAGTCGCCTCAGTGGGAGGCGCTCAAGCCGTCCATGGATCAGATCGGGGACGTGTGGAAGGAAGCGATCTTCACCAAGTCCGACGACGCGGCGCTCAAGGTCATCGGCGCGCTGCGCGACCAGCTGAACAAGACCGGCTATCCGGAGGCGATCAAGTACGTGAACGACAACCTCAAGGGCAAGGAAGTCGTCAAGCTGGCGATGCCGAACTGA
- a CDS encoding YdeI/OmpD-associated family protein yields the protein MPKPNGPGKPILTFADAARFDAWLEEFHGDSSGIRLRIAKKGAADHSIAYEAALECALRWGWIDSRKEKADEDSWLQHFTPRRSGSVWSRINRDKAERLIAEGRMQPPGLEAVDEARRSGSWDKAYDSQSGMELPEDFAAELERRPAARDFFAGLDSRNRYGMLYRVHQAKKPETRAARILAFADMLERGERIYPKK from the coding sequence ATGCCGAAACCAAACGGACCAGGAAAGCCGATCCTGACGTTCGCCGATGCGGCTCGATTCGACGCCTGGCTGGAAGAGTTCCACGGGGATTCGTCCGGAATCAGGCTGAGGATCGCCAAAAAAGGAGCCGCGGACCATTCGATTGCTTACGAGGCGGCTCTGGAATGCGCCTTGCGCTGGGGGTGGATCGACAGCCGCAAGGAGAAGGCGGACGAGGACAGCTGGCTGCAGCATTTCACGCCGCGCCGCTCCGGGAGCGTCTGGTCGCGGATCAACCGCGACAAGGCGGAGCGGCTCATCGCCGAAGGGCGGATGCAGCCGCCCGGCCTGGAGGCGGTCGACGAAGCCCGCCGCAGCGGCTCATGGGACAAGGCTTACGACAGCCAGAGCGGCATGGAGCTGCCGGAGGATTTCGCGGCGGAGCTGGAGCGGCGGCCCGCGGCCCGGGATTTTTTCGCCGGGCTGGACAGCCGGAACCGGTATGGAATGCTGTATCGCGTCCATCAGGCCAAAAAGCCGGAGACGCGCGCGGCCCGTATCCTCGCGTTTGCCGACATGCTTGAGCGCGGGGAACGGATCTATCCCAAGAAGTGA
- a CDS encoding copper amine oxidase N-terminal domain-containing protein — protein MKAVKAMKAAAAAALIAGAVLPGSGVAEAKAAAPAPLLFIDGQAQPSALSLGGRMLLQLRSLQDPDWLTYSYDAKTRTVRAASKDNSKVIELKEGSRTAIVDGKPVPLDVSIVIRDGKTYVPVRFVSESMGAYVAYDSAKSRTIVRTPNGQRKYDALMGGDLAAARQAAIALKALSLKDPLAAEGEGFSVTYSFPAGEALRYEMVYKQLLSSVVIDADGIAQTVYQRSEIYGQPPKEKGTKPKSIAPGYYFTDNVMAGYMYYGSIDSNGDAKELDAIERASHPEYKNKLIVPIDGEKRTDGK, from the coding sequence ATGAAAGCTGTCAAAGCCATGAAAGCCGCAGCGGCTGCGGCGCTGATCGCGGGAGCGGTCCTGCCGGGCAGCGGCGTGGCCGAAGCGAAAGCGGCGGCTCCCGCCCCTCTCCTCTTCATCGACGGGCAGGCCCAACCGTCCGCCCTCAGCTTGGGCGGGCGCATGCTGCTCCAGCTCCGCTCCCTCCAGGATCCGGACTGGCTGACCTACTCGTACGATGCCAAGACGCGCACCGTGCGGGCCGCCAGCAAGGACAACAGCAAGGTCATCGAGCTGAAGGAGGGCTCCAGGACGGCAATCGTCGACGGCAAGCCGGTTCCGCTCGACGTCTCCATCGTCATCCGGGACGGCAAAACCTATGTGCCGGTCCGGTTCGTAAGCGAGAGCATGGGGGCTTATGTCGCCTACGACAGCGCCAAGAGCCGCACCATCGTCCGGACGCCGAACGGGCAAAGGAAGTACGACGCGCTCATGGGCGGCGATCTCGCCGCGGCCCGCCAGGCTGCGATCGCCCTTAAAGCCCTCTCGCTGAAGGACCCGCTGGCTGCGGAGGGCGAGGGCTTCTCCGTCACCTACAGCTTCCCGGCAGGCGAGGCTCTGCGCTACGAGATGGTGTACAAGCAGCTGCTCTCCTCGGTTGTCATCGACGCGGATGGAATCGCTCAGACCGTCTATCAGAGGAGCGAGATCTACGGCCAGCCGCCCAAGGAAAAGGGAACCAAGCCGAAAAGCATCGCTCCCGGCTACTATTTCACGGACAATGTCATGGCCGGTTATATGTATTACGGCTCCATCGATTCCAATGGCGACGCCAAGGAGCTCGACGCCATCGAGCGCGCCAGCCATCCGGAGTACAAGAACAAGCTCATCGTCCCGATTGACGGGGAAAAGCGCACCGACGGAAAATAA
- a CDS encoding DNA polymerase IV, with protein sequence MERVIMLADCQSFYASVEKAAHPEYHDKPVAVGDPSRMNGIVLAACPMAKARGVTTASRVGEALAHCPELVVIRPRMAMYIEVSLFITKIFETYTDLVEPYSIDEQFLDVTGSAGYYGSPDEMARNIQNHIQLSTGIWSRVGIGPTKILAKMATDNYAKKSPEGVFELNPGKLESTLWTLPVHQMFMVASRMTRHFTRMGLNTIGDIARLDFSEFKRRMRLEMGKQSDIQAGYYWQTARGIDPSPVVTGIRHQLKSVSHGKALRWRLYRHLPDIEVVLLELVVEVCQRTRRHGCMGSVVSVAAMETDGERSSWFSRQLTLPQPTSLTHEVAAAVRELFVRHWSGLPVGRLNISLSGLTDDSVMQLTLFEDRTRAYSKEKTIDRIKQRFGSDAIMRASSLLESGVARERAEQIGGHYK encoded by the coding sequence GTGGAGAGAGTGATCATGCTGGCAGACTGCCAGTCGTTCTACGCTTCGGTAGAGAAGGCGGCGCATCCCGAATATCACGACAAGCCGGTTGCCGTGGGCGACCCGTCCCGGATGAACGGCATCGTGCTGGCCGCCTGCCCGATGGCCAAGGCCCGCGGCGTGACGACGGCCTCGCGGGTCGGCGAGGCGCTGGCCCACTGCCCGGAGCTGGTCGTCATCCGGCCGCGGATGGCCATGTATATCGAAGTGTCCCTGTTCATCACGAAGATATTCGAGACGTACACCGATCTCGTGGAGCCTTACAGCATCGACGAGCAGTTCCTCGACGTGACCGGCTCGGCAGGCTACTACGGCTCGCCGGACGAGATGGCGCGCAATATCCAGAACCATATCCAGCTGTCCACGGGCATCTGGTCGAGGGTCGGCATCGGCCCCACCAAGATCCTCGCCAAGATGGCGACGGACAATTACGCCAAGAAAAGCCCGGAGGGCGTCTTCGAGCTGAACCCCGGCAAGCTGGAGTCGACGCTGTGGACGCTGCCCGTGCACCAGATGTTCATGGTGGCCTCGCGGATGACGCGGCATTTCACGCGGATGGGGCTGAATACGATCGGGGACATCGCGCGGCTGGACTTCTCCGAGTTCAAGCGGCGGATGCGGCTGGAGATGGGCAAGCAGAGCGACATCCAGGCGGGCTATTACTGGCAGACGGCGAGAGGGATCGATCCCAGCCCGGTCGTGACCGGCATCCGCCATCAGCTCAAGTCGGTCAGCCACGGCAAGGCGCTGCGCTGGCGGCTGTACCGCCATCTGCCGGACATCGAGGTCGTGCTGCTGGAGCTCGTCGTGGAGGTATGCCAGCGCACGAGGCGGCATGGCTGCATGGGCTCGGTCGTCTCGGTCGCCGCCATGGAGACCGACGGCGAGCGCTCGTCCTGGTTCAGCCGCCAGCTGACGCTGCCCCAGCCGACCTCGCTGACGCATGAGGTCGCCGCGGCGGTGCGGGAGCTGTTCGTCCGGCATTGGAGCGGCCTGCCGGTGGGCCGGCTGAACATCTCCCTGTCCGGACTGACGGATGACAGCGTCATGCAGCTGACGCTGTTCGAGGACCGCACCCGGGCGTACAGCAAGGAGAAGACGATCGACCGGATCAAGCAGCGGTTCGGATCCGATGCCATCATGCGGGCTTCCTCGCTGCTGGAATCGGGCGTGGCCCGCGAGCGGGCCGAACAAATTGGGGGGCATTACAAATGA
- a CDS encoding carbohydrate ABC transporter permease has protein sequence MGRRKFSLFSVFNYTVLTLFGLSMIYPFIYILVYSLNDGKDSMMGALYFYPRQFTLDNYAQIFDNAKIWQAYKITLLRTLLGTFLHVTLCTLMAYALSKKTLPGRTFFTFYIFLPTIFSAGFIPYFITLQKLHLINSFWVYVIPMLFSFFHIVIIRTFLQGIPEELEESARIDGYGDFQIFLRIILPLSGPVLATISLFIGVSHWNDWFSGAYYVSDKSLIPVQTLLQQMLTEAEALSSSMQRAAQQGGQTMNVNVAGATPESLRMALLVITVFPILCIYPFLQKYFVKGVMMGSVKG, from the coding sequence ATGGGAAGGCGCAAATTCTCCCTCTTCAGCGTGTTCAACTACACCGTCCTGACGCTGTTCGGGCTGTCGATGATCTACCCGTTCATCTATATTCTCGTCTACTCGCTGAACGACGGCAAAGATTCCATGATGGGGGCGCTCTACTTCTACCCCCGCCAGTTCACGCTCGACAACTACGCGCAGATCTTCGACAACGCCAAGATCTGGCAGGCCTACAAGATCACGCTGCTGCGGACGCTGCTCGGCACGTTCCTGCATGTGACGCTGTGCACGCTGATGGCCTACGCGCTCTCCAAGAAGACGCTGCCCGGCCGGACGTTCTTCACCTTCTATATTTTCCTGCCGACGATCTTCAGCGCGGGCTTCATCCCCTACTTCATCACGCTCCAGAAGCTCCATCTCATCAACAGCTTCTGGGTCTACGTCATTCCGATGCTGTTCAGCTTCTTCCACATCGTCATCATCCGCACGTTCCTGCAAGGAATTCCGGAGGAGCTGGAGGAGTCGGCCCGCATCGACGGCTACGGCGACTTCCAGATCTTCCTGAGGATCATTCTCCCTCTGTCGGGACCGGTGCTGGCGACGATCTCGCTCTTCATCGGCGTCTCCCACTGGAACGACTGGTTCAGCGGGGCCTACTACGTCTCCGACAAGAGCCTCATTCCCGTCCAGACGCTGCTTCAGCAGATGCTCACCGAAGCGGAAGCGCTGTCGTCCTCCATGCAGCGGGCGGCCCAGCAGGGCGGCCAGACGATGAACGTCAACGTGGCGGGAGCGACGCCGGAATCGCTGCGGATGGCGCTGCTGGTCATCACCGTGTTCCCGATCCTGTGCATCTATCCGTTTCTGCAGAAATACTTCGTCAAGGGCGTCATGATGGGCTCGGTCAAAGGCTAG
- a CDS encoding STAS/SEC14 domain-containing protein — protein sequence MSSVKIIHKAKRILEIVWDGNVAPEEVDAINSQLLQMVKDEGMDDFSLIVDMREMKAFNPAARERLVEHQRDIKAAGLSAAAVVVASKISELQLRRTAAESQHSTETHWSSYEEALQYLTEKA from the coding sequence ATGAGTTCCGTCAAAATCATTCATAAGGCCAAGCGTATTCTGGAAATCGTCTGGGACGGCAATGTGGCTCCCGAAGAAGTCGACGCCATCAATTCCCAGCTGCTGCAAATGGTGAAGGACGAGGGGATGGACGATTTCAGCCTTATCGTCGACATGCGGGAGATGAAGGCCTTCAATCCAGCGGCACGGGAGCGGCTGGTGGAGCATCAGCGCGACATCAAGGCTGCGGGCTTGAGCGCGGCTGCTGTTGTCGTCGCCAGCAAGATCAGCGAGCTTCAGCTGCGCCGCACGGCTGCCGAATCCCAGCACTCGACCGAAACGCATTGGTCCTCCTATGAAGAGGCGCTTCAATATTTGACTGAAAAAGCCTGA